In Streptomyces chartreusis NRRL 3882, the following are encoded in one genomic region:
- a CDS encoding IS5 family transposase (programmed frameshift) translates to MVSDELWDRLEPLLPQRERRFRYPGRKPLPDRDVLCGILYVLHTGIQWEYLPKQLGFGSGMTCWRRLRDWNEAGVWQRLHEVLLAELNAAAKLDWSRCVVDSSHVRAFKGGSNTGPSPVDRGRAGSKHHLITDGHGTPLAVLVTGGNRNDVTQLLPLPDAIPPVRGRVGRPRRKPDSLFADRGYDHDPYRNQVRERGIVPAIARRGTRHGTGLGTYRWVIERTFAWLHGFRRLRIRWERRADIHEAFLKLACCLITHRQLGSLC, encoded by the exons ATGGTGTCGGATGAGCTGTGGGACCGCTTGGAGCCGCTGCTGCCGCAGCGCGAGCGGCGCTTCAGGTACCCGGGTCGCAAGCCGCTGCCGGACCGGGATGTGCTGTGCGGGATCCTCTACGTACTGCACACCGGGATCCAGTGGGAGTACCTGCCGAAGCAACTCGGTTTCGGCTCGGGCATGACGTGCTGGCGACGGCTGCGGGACTGGAACGAGGCCGGCGTGTGGCAGCGGCTGCACGAGGTACTGCTCGCCGAGCTGAACGCGGCGGCGAAGCTCGACTGGTCCCGCTGCGTGGTCGACTCTTCGCACGTCAGGGCGTTTAAAGGGGGATCCA ACACGGGCCCCTCGCCGGTCGACCGGGGCCGGGCGGGCTCGAAACATCACCTGATCACCGACGGACACGGCACCCCGCTCGCGGTCCTGGTCACGGGCGGCAACCGCAACGACGTCACCCAGCTGCTGCCGTTGCCGGACGCGATCCCACCGGTCCGTGGCCGGGTCGGCCGTCCCCGCCGCAAACCGGACTCGCTCTTCGCCGACCGCGGCTACGACCACGACCCTTACCGCAACCAGGTCCGTGAGCGAGGCATCGTGCCAGCCATCGCCCGCCGCGGCACCCGGCACGGCACAGGACTGGGCACCTACCGGTGGGTGATCGAGCGGACCTTCGCCTGGCTCCACGGCTTCCGACGCCTGCGCATCCGCTGGGAACGGCGCGCTGACATTCATGAAGCGTTCCTCAAACTCGCCTGCTGCCTCATCACCCATCGACAGCTCGGCTCATTGTGTTAG